ttttcaataaatatttttatagaaaccagaagtcaaagttgtgttttagagaccgtgtcgctgtcctaaacgacttactttacgagtacggatggagtactatacAGTAAATCCATTCTTTCTTGTCCATTTTTGTTTCTGTTATTCAGTAAAGCTCCACTATTACCAAGATGACACGGAAATCATAAAGTAGGACTAGTGGTAGTTGGACTAGTTGGAGCAATAAGCAAGCCGTATATAGTAACTAATGTTAGTAGGAGTTGGATGCAATATACACTACAGGAAGGACAGTACTAGTATACTATTGCACGGATGACATAAATCACACAGATCACGCCAATGGTCGTAGCACAAAAGTGGTAGAACAAGCGATAGTGGAAGCTTTACAGCCATACTGCCTCACCTCTCTGAGATGAATCCAGTAAAGATATTGGATGCTAGGGACCATGCATCGCTCTCTACGCTTGTTAGGCTCATTTCTATAGACTATAAGTTGTATCCCCATTTGGTAGGGAGAAAGGGAATTTCGGATGGTTGTTATCCTTATCGGAAGATTTCCTGTGGAGTACTATTGGAACCCCAtggttttattttctgaattccTATGTAATGGACCATTCCAAATGGATTATGGTGGAAATTTCAGTGATGATATACATCATATGAAACACCATGCTTCTTGCAACCTAAGTTTTCCTTCTGTCGCATCCAATTCCAAACACTTTCTTGTTACAGCTTCATCGCTTTTTTCATATtagcatactccctccggttctttTTGTTTTGACGTTGGCTAGATTACTGCatttttcctgttcctggcCTTGTAGTTTCCTGCAGTACAGAAAGGCTCTGAATGGTTTCTCTCCCCTTCAAGTAATTGAGAGAGACACGTTTATCTTTGCCTCAAGTGATTGACAATGCTTTCTTAGGAACAAAAAAATCTGGCGAAGTAAACACTTTACCTACTTCCTAGTTCCTACTACTGCAGAAAGGAGCAAGAACATAAGGATATTCATATTCTATATACATTTTAGAAAGAAGTTGCAATTTCAACAAAAGTTTTTTTATTGCATTTTGCCAAGATGTAGCATCCCAATGGTGAAGCGATAAAGGTCTCGCCTAACTTAGATTTATTTTGGCAGGCAGTTTATAGAATCTTTGGTTCAGAATAAGACAGCTTCTGAGATAAGCCATGCCATTGTTTGGCAAGAAATAGATTATACAAaggaaaaagttccaaaagatAATCTAGTGCTCTCTCTTGAGAAAAGTCTCACTTTTACGGACCAAAGGAAAGTCACCATCCAATCACATGTGGCTTGTTCCAGTAAGCTATCTGAAGATTCTCACCGAAACACCAGCAAAAGGAATTTTTATAAATTACACAGAGCTTTCAATCAGGaatttcccccctttttttaaaaaaaaaaagaggacagCATTCGAGAAATTTGCTCAAAGTATGCGGCAAATCAAGTATATCCTTCAGCTGTAATGTCTTTTTCCAAAGgccaaaacgaaaaaaaaaggactatCTCTGATCAGCTGTGTGGTGTCAATGACCTTGTTGCTTCTTTTTCCAACGCCTATATCTCAGACTATTTTGGGTTCGTTGCATTTGTTCGCTAGCTGTTCATGGAATACATATTAAACCGTAAGCGCTGCAAAGAAAAAATTGCATCACCAACTGCGAAGAGAACCAGCTCCTTGCCATTGGATGGTATGGTAGACCGAGATggctttgatttttcttttggagCGCAGTACGCGGTCTTGTGCTGTAACTGTAAACAATCGAGCCCCATGTGCACGGCTTTGCGTCGATCTAGGCCATCCGTTCCACGATCCATGGCTAGGAACGAACGCTTCGTCAGTCTCGCGTGCTCGCATATTCTACTCCTGCAAAATTTCCCATCCAGATTCGTTGCACCGAATTGACCACCAATAGCATATCTGGCGAGCCTGAATTCAGTGCATCAAATCATCAAATGGGTCATTGAGTGTAAGGCAAGGGTAGCACTCTCGTGTGTTTATCGCTTCCTCTTGTTTCTGTCCTCACCACAAGTGATTCTCTTTGCCACAATCGTCGGTTCCTCATGAAGGCTGGACACAAATTAGTTGGCAAAATACAGAAGGCTGGACACAGAGACACACCAGCACGAGTGTGAAATGAACAGGCTTCCGGGCTTTAGGGGTCCCTGAAAGTACAGGGGCAACTTTATTGACCAGTGTGACCAGGAAAGGGCAATCTTCTAGGCCCATTTGGGCCACCCCTCTCTCAATCATTTGGGCTGTCCATCTGAACCATCTATTCAAGCAGTCCCTGGCTGAAAGCTTTCCATCACAAAGAAGGGGCGAAAACCATCAGAAAAACTCGAAACTTTCTGCTGTTGAGGCACCGACAGGCCAGAAACAATAGTCATGGAGGTGGACTTAAAAGTGTATTTTAGCAGTTCCAACAGACACATCACCATGTTGCCAACTCGGCAACTCAATACACCAGACGATGAACACCGGGTTTAGTCCCCACGAATTACAGGTGCGGTTCATGATAGGTTCAATCAAAATGTTTTAGCTGCCAGAATCCTGCAGGCATTGCGCGGCTACAGAGCTGAAGGATACTTCTTAGCCTGCTGACGAACGCGTTTCCTGTACTCCTCCATGTCCTGCAAATGACAGCCAATGGGACAGAAGAACATGTTTGTTAAGCGCACGGCCAATTCAGAGTTAAGGAATTTTGTCTCTactttgtttttcatttttatgGAAGTGCATGTCATAACTAAACCTTCCTATAAAGCTCATAGCTTATATTCTGTGCAGCAGAGTTAGGGTTTGGATCATCAAACAATTCCTGGATGCCTATAAGAATTTGCCTCACTGTAATTGAAGGTTTCCATGCCTGAAAAAATAAATCATGGATCAGGGAGGATAATATGATGGTGTATACATGTTGAAAAGAACATATTCACTCAGTTTCAGCTTACGGTACTCAAGATTGATAGGCATACTGCCCCAGAGTCATAGACATTGATGTGGAAGAAACCCGATGGGAACTTGCAAGAAGGAGCGTTGGTTGGATAGTCTTCAGTGAATTGCATAGTAAGTGGGAAATATCCACCCTCCCAATCAGTCTGTAGGAAGAAAATAACTTTAACACATAATCTTACTTTATGGCACGATAGTTATAGAAACATAATCTTATTTCATGCCAGAGTCATTTTGGAAATCAATGGAGAGTGAGCAGAGTACCAAATTTTGCTGTAGAGGAATAACATAAGACTAcactatatatatgcacaaGCCAATAATTCATAAGATAACAAAACAGTGGCATATAATAGGTTCTAACAAGACAAGAATTCATCAGTAtgtgaaattttattttgcaCAAACTCTTATGGTATCGAAAAAAAAGTAGTAGTGTTTGATGCCCTCATAGAGGAATAAGAGGAGTAACCAGTACCTTGACAGGCTAAAGCTTTAGAGAGGGAAACAATCCAGCATTAGTTAAGGTTGTTGCATAAGTGAAATGAAACAG
This window of the Oryza sativa Japonica Group chromosome 4, ASM3414082v1 genome carries:
- the LOC4336760 gene encoding SUMO-conjugating enzyme SCE1, translated to MASGGGIARARLAEERKAWRKNHPHGFVAKPETLPDGSVNLMVWRCIIPGKEGTDWEGGYFPLTMQFTEDYPTNAPSCKFPSGFFHINVYDSGAVCLSILSTAWKPSITVRQILIGIQELFDDPNPNSAAQNISYELYRKDMEEYRKRVRQQAKKYPSAL